GAGGCACTCATGCCCTCAGGCTAGCCCCGCCCTGCATAAAGAGGCCCGCAAGGTTCAGTCAAGTCACGGTCACGCGTCCCGCACGGAGTGAACCCCCCCACGTCCATAGACTCCCCGGTGGAGGCCCCATGACCCGACTGAAAGGCAAACCCGGCGGAGGCGGCAGCCGCGCGCTGCTCATCCTCGTGATCCTGATCGTGCTGTTCCTGCTCGCCTACTTCCTGTACCTCAAACCGCAGGGCCTGCTCAACCTGGGCTTCTGACGCCCCTCCCGGAGACCCCATGATCAAAGGCAAAGACATCCTCAACCGCTCCATCGTCGCGGTCGGCACCGGCGAGAAGATCGACCGCGTTCACGACGTCATCTTCGACCACCAGGCCAACCAGGTGCTGGGCCTGCTCGTCGACGAGGGCGGCTGGTTCAGCGCCGCCAAGGTCGTCCCCTTCGACCGCATCCGCAGCGTCGGCGAGGACGCCATCATGATCGGCACGGCCGACGACGTCACCACCACCCGCGAGGACGGCCGCCTGAAAGAGGCGCTGGACAGCAAGGCCAGCCTGATCGGCCTGACCCTGCTGACCACCGACGGACAGAACCTGGGCCGCATCGCCGACGTGTTCTTCGACGAGCACACCGGCCGCGTCGAGGGCTACGAGGCCACCGGCGGCCTGTTCGCCGACCTGAGCAGCGGCCGCACCTTCGTGCCCGCCCCCGAAAGCGTGCAGATCGGCGCGGACACCGCCATCGTCCCCATCAGCGTGGCGCAGGCTATGCAGGAGCAGGACGACGGCGGCCTGAAAGGCGCCCTGAGCAGCGCCGCCGACAGCGTCAAGGAAGCCGTGGGCACCGCCGCCGAGGGCGTCAAGGGCACCTACGAGAACATCGCCGAGGCCACCCGCGAACGCCAGAAGGAATACGTGGTCGGCAAGACCGCCGGTGGAGACATCACCGCCGCGGACGGCCACCTGATCGTCGCGAAGGGCGAGACGATCACCGCCGCGCACGCCGACGACGCCGAGGTCGCCGGGAAGCTCGCCGCGCTCGCCACCGCCGCCACCGGCGGCACCCTCGCCGAGGCGTACGGCACGGCCCGCGACCGCGTGCAGGAATCCTACGACGACGTCAAGGGCGCCACCGCCGAACGCCAGAAGGCGTACGTGACCGGCAAGACCGCCCGCAGCGAGATCACCACCGACGCCGGCGAGGTCATCGTGCCCGCCGGAGCGACCATCACGACCTTCCAGGCCGACCGCGCCGAGCAGACCGGCCGCCTCGCCGCCCTGACCGCCGCCGCGACCGGCGGCGCCATCCAGGAGGGCGTGGACGGCCTGCGTCAGCGCCAGCAGATCGACCCGGACAGCCCCGAGGCGACCGTAGGCCGCCGCGTGAAGACCGACGTGCGCGCCCCCGGCGGCAGCCTCGTCGCCGCGCAGGGCCAGATCGTCACGCCCGCCATCCTGGAACGCGCGCAGCACGTGGGCGTCCAGCAGGCCCTGATCGACGCCACCACCGGCACGCGCCCCGCTGCCGCCACCACCAGTGCCGTCAGTCAGGGCCTGGGCACCGTCAGCGAGAGCGCCGGGAACCTCATCGACCGCGCCAGGAACTGGCTGGGCGACAAGCGCGAACAGGCCGAACAGGTCATCGACCAGCGCCAGCACGACGCGCAGGAGCAGAAGGTCCGCGACGCCCTGGGCCGCCCCGTGACCCGCGTGATCCTCGCGCCGGACGACAGCATCATCCTGAACGTCGGCGAGATCGTCACCAACAAGGCCGTGCAGGCCGCCCGCGACGGCGACGTGCTGGACATCCTCGTGGACAGCGTCAACAAGGAAACCCCGCACCTCGACCCGCTGGCCAGCCGCCCCGACGCGACCGGCGAGGCCGCCTTAGACAGCCAGCCCGACCCGCTGCACCCCGCCCAGACCAGTGCACAGACCAGCGCCCAGCCCACTCCCGGCAGTACCGACGAGCGCCGCCCCGCGACCCTCCCGGTCACGCCCGACGACCGCCTGAGCTGAAGACCCCGCGCGCATCCGCCCCGCCCACCCCGGCGCGGGCGGATGCGTTCCGTGACCTGTCTGCGCCGCGACCATCGTGCAGCCCGGCAGCGCCTATCCTGAACGCCATGATCGAGTCCCTCATCGGGCACACCCCCCTCCTGCAACTGACGCGCGTCGTCGAGCCCGGCATGGCCGACGTGTTCGTGAAACTCGAAGGTCAGAACCCCGGCGGCAGCATCAAGGACCGCACCGCCCTGGGCCTGATCGAGGACGCTGAACGGCGCGGCGTCCTGCAGCCCGGCGGGATCATCGTGGAACCCACCAGCGGCAACACCGGCATCGGCCTGGCGCAGGTCGCCGCCGCCAAGGGCTACAAGCTGATCCTGTGCATGCCCGCCAGCATGAGCGAGGAACGCAAACGCACCCTCGTCGCCTACGGCGCCGAACTGATCCTCACCGACCCGGCCCGCCGGATGCTGGCGGCCATCGAGGAAGCCGAGAAACTCGTACACGAGCGCGGCGCGGTCATGATGAACCAGTTCGGGAACCCCGCCAACCCCGCCGTGCACGAACGCACCACCGGCCCCGAACTGTGGGACCAGATGGACGGCCGCATCGACGCGTTCGTGTACGGCAGCGGCACCGGCGGCACCATCAGCGGCGTCGGCCGGTACCTCAAACGCATGAACCCCGCCGTGCAGATCATCGCGTGCGAACCCGCCCGCAGCAACGTCCTCACCGGCGGCGAGATGGGCACCCACGGCTTCCAGGGCATGGGCCCCGGCTTCATCCCGGACAACCTCGACCGCAGCGTCATCGACGACGTCATCGACGTCTGGGAGGAAGACGCCTACCCCCTGGCCCGCCGCCTGGCGCAGGAGGAAGGCGTGTTCGTCGGCATGAGCAGCGGCGCCATGGCCTGGGCCGCGCTGGAGGTCGCCCGCCGCCTAGGCCCCGGCAAGCGCGTCGCCACCATCGCCTGCGACACCGGCGCGCGGTACCTGACCACCAGCCTCTTCGCGGGCGAGGGCGACACGCCCCCCGGCTACCTGCCCCGCTCGCGCCAGCGCACCGCCTGACCGCCGCGCCCAGGGCCGCCCCACACCACTCCGGGGGTGATTGTCCAGACATCCGCACGCCCGCTACAGTGACGCGGATGTCACCCCAGAAACTCACCGCCGAACTCATCGGAACCTTCGCGCTGGTCTTCACCGGCCTGCTCGCCATCAACAATGAAGCCACCCTGCTGGGCGTCGCCTTCGCGCACGGCCTGATCATCGCCGTGATGGCCATGGCGCTCGGCACCGTCAGCGGCGGCCAGTTCAACCCCGCCGTCAGCGTCGCCCTGAGCCTCAGCGGCCACCAGGACTGGCGCACCACCCTCAGCTTCATTCCCGCGCAGCTGATCGGCGCGGCCCTGGGCGCCCTGGCCGCGCTGGGTGTCGCCGGACCCGCCCGCATGCAGGCCATCGGCTACGGCACGCCCGCCCTGAGCGGCGTCACGCTGGGCGGCGGCCTCCTGGCCGAGGTGATCGCCACCGCCTTCCTGGTCCTGGTGATCGTGAAGGTCGCCATTCACCAGCGGCACGTCCTGGGCGGCCTGATCGTCGGCCTGACCATCGTCGCGGACATCCTCGCCACCGGCCCCCTGACCGGCGCCGCCATGAACCCCGCCCGCGCCTTCGGCCCCGCCCTGATCGGCGGGAACTGGACGGACCAGTGGGTGTACTGGGTCGGCCCGCTGCTGGGCGCCGCCATCGGCGCGCTGCTCGCCACCTTCACCGAAGGCCTCACGCCCCGCCGCGTGCCTGAGCAGCTGAACTGATACGGACGCCGATTGAATGGGCTGCAAAGACCGTTCAATCCGAGCGGACTCGCAGAGCTGCGCAGCAGAGCGAGCAGGAGCAAAACGGAATCCGCATGAAACAGGAGAGAGGCCCGGCGCTGCGTGCGACCGGGCCTCCGCTGTTCTTGTTTCCGTCAGCGGCGTCCACCGAACATGCCGATCAGGTCGTCCAGGGCGTTGCCGTCCCGGTCGCCGTCCAGCGCGCGGTTCAGCGTGCCGAACAGGTCACCGCCCTGCGACTGCCCCATCTGCGGCTGAGCAGGGGCGCTGCGGCCCGCGTCCGGGTAGCCCGGCAGGACACTCCCGCCGAGACCGCCACCGAGGCCGCCGCCCAGCCCGCTGTCCATCCGGGGCGTCTGCTGGGGCACCTGCCCCTGCGACTGGCCGCCGCCCAGCAGCCCGCCGAGCAGGCCACCCAGCCCGCCGCCGCCCACCAGACCGCCCAGGATGCTGCCGAGGTCCGGGCCGCCGCCTGCGCCGCCGCTATTGGTGGGGTTCGCGGCTCCGCCGCCCTGCCGCTGACGGCCCAGGTACGCCAGCACCAGCGGGGCCAGCATGCTCAGGATCTGCATGGCGAGCTGCGGGTCGATCCCGGCGCGCTTGCTGACCGCCTGCGCCGCCTGGGTCTGCTGCCCACCGAACACGTGCCCGAGGATCTTCTGCCCGTCGCGCGTGTCGGGCACCTGCCCGCCCGCGAAGGCGTCCAGCGCCGAACCGTCGTGACGGCTCAGGGCGCCGCTCAGGGCGTCGAGGCCGCCGGGCTGCGTGGCGTTGCGGGTCAGGGCGCCCAGCAGCAGCGGCAGCGCCGCCTGCATGGCCGCCTGCGTCTGGTCCGGACTGGTGCCCGCCTGCCGCCCGATGCGTTCCTGCGCCTGCCCCATCCCGCCCAGCATGTTGAAGATGTCCATCATGGTGTGTTCCTCCCTTGGAATGCGCCCAGCGTAAGCCGCGCGCCCGGGGCGTCCATCCGCCCGGCGTTCAGGAAACCCTGACGCACACCCCCGCATCCCCTCCGCCACCCGGCGTATTCCGCCCAGCCCGGCCCGCCGGGTACCCTGAACGCTTCCGGTTCGGCAACTGGAGGAGGGAGGAATTCATGACCACGATGCCCGCCCCCCCCACGGGGGGACCTGTTTCACGTCGCTCATCGCTGGCGCTGCCCCTGGCCGTCGCCCGGCTGGGCTTCCAGCGGCAGTTCGCGTACCCGCAGGCGGCCCTGTGGGGCCTGATCACCAACTCCTTCTTCGGCCTGCTGCGCGTCGCGGTGCTGCTGGCGCTGTTCGGTACGCGCCCGCAGGTGGCCGGGTACACCCCGCAGGACGCCATCACGTACACCGGCCTGACCCAGGCGTTCATCATGGCGTTCAGCCTGTTCGGCTGGTTCGACTTCATGCGCGTCATCCACCGGGGCGAGGTGACGGCCGACCTGCTGCGCCCCGCCAGCCTGCTGGTGTTCTGGGCCGCGCAGGACGCCGGGCGCGCCCTGGGGCAACTGGTGCTGCGAGGCCTGCCCATGCTGGCGATCTTCCAGGTCATCTGGGGTCTGAACTGGCCGCCCGGCCCGCTCGCCTGGGCGCAGGTCACCCTGAGCGTCCTGCTGGCCTGGGCGTGCGGGTTCCTGTTCCGCTTCCTGGTGAACTGCGCGGCGTTCTGGTCGCCGGACGCCGTGGGTTTCGGGCGCTTCGCGTGGGCGGTGCTGGGCCTGGGCTGCGGCTTCCTGATGCCCCTGGCCTTCTTCCCCGAAGGTTTTCGTGCCGTGCTGGCCAGGACGCCCTTCCCTGGCATGCTGAACACCACCGTGGAACTCTGGGTGGGCGTCACCAGCGGCCCGGCGGCGTGGGCGGCACTGGGGACGCAACTGGCCTGGACCGTGGCGCTGCTGCTCGCCTGCCGGGTCACGCTCCGCGCGGGCCTGCGGCGGCTGGAGGTCGCCGGTGGATAACCTGCGGCATCACCTGACCCTGTACCTGCGGCTGCTGGGCGCGCAGATCCGCTCGCAGGGCGCGCACCGCACCTCATTCATCCTCGACGCGCTGGGCAGCCTGCTGATCACCGCCGCCGAATTCGCCGCCCTCGCGCTGGTCCTCCCGCGCTTCGGCGGGCTGGGCGGCTGGACGCTGGGCGAGATCTGCCTGCTGTACGGCCTCGCGGAACTCGCGTTTGTCCTCATGGACATCCTGTTCGGCGGCTTCGACGCGCCCAACCTCTCCGCGCACGTCCGCAGCGGCTCATTCAGCACCTTCCTGCTGCGCCCCGCTCCCCTGACATTGCAGGTGTTCGCGTCGGACTTCGCGCTGCGCCGCCTGCCACGCGTGCTGCTCGCCGCCGCCATCGCCGCGTACGGCCTCCTGCACGCCCCGCTGGCCGCCGGGCCCGAAACGGCTGCCCTCCTGACCGCCGCCGTGCTGGGCATGATCTGCTTCTTCGGCGGGCTGTTCGTCATCGGCGGCACCCTGACGTTCTGGACGGTGGACAGCGTCGAGGCCATGAACGCCCTCACCTACGGCGGCCGCACCCTGATCAGCTACCCCATGGACATCTACAGCGCGTGGCTGCGCCGCACCTTCACGTACCTGATCCCCGCCGCGTTCCTGAGCTACCTGCCCGCCCTGCACCTGCTGGGCCGCCCCCTGCCCGACGGACTCCCAGACTGGGCCGCGCTGATCGGACCGCTGGCCGGACCACTCGTGCTGGCCGGGGCGTTCGTGTTCTGGCGCGTCGGCGTGCGCCACTACCAGGGCACCGGCACATGATACGGATTCCGTTTGTTTCGTTGACAGATCGGAACACCGCCGATCCGTCAACTCCACGTCCGGAACCCGCTTTGCTCCTTCTCGCATCCGCTCGGATTGAACGGTTTGTACAAACCATTCAATCGGAGTCCGTATGACACCGCTCGCCACAGACCCGAAGGGAGGCACCCCATGATTCACGTCGAGCACCTGCGCAAGACCTTCACCACCCGCACCGGCCGCTTCCTGAGCGCGCAGCGGCGCACCCATGAGGCCGTCCGGGACGTGTCCTTCCACATTCCACGCGGCGAGATCGTCGGGTACCTCGGGCCGAACGGGGCGGGGAAGAG
The Deinococcus sedimenti DNA segment above includes these coding regions:
- a CDS encoding PRC-barrel domain-containing protein, coding for MIKGKDILNRSIVAVGTGEKIDRVHDVIFDHQANQVLGLLVDEGGWFSAAKVVPFDRIRSVGEDAIMIGTADDVTTTREDGRLKEALDSKASLIGLTLLTTDGQNLGRIADVFFDEHTGRVEGYEATGGLFADLSSGRTFVPAPESVQIGADTAIVPISVAQAMQEQDDGGLKGALSSAADSVKEAVGTAAEGVKGTYENIAEATRERQKEYVVGKTAGGDITAADGHLIVAKGETITAAHADDAEVAGKLAALATAATGGTLAEAYGTARDRVQESYDDVKGATAERQKAYVTGKTARSEITTDAGEVIVPAGATITTFQADRAEQTGRLAALTAAATGGAIQEGVDGLRQRQQIDPDSPEATVGRRVKTDVRAPGGSLVAAQGQIVTPAILERAQHVGVQQALIDATTGTRPAAATTSAVSQGLGTVSESAGNLIDRARNWLGDKREQAEQVIDQRQHDAQEQKVRDALGRPVTRVILAPDDSIILNVGEIVTNKAVQAARDGDVLDILVDSVNKETPHLDPLASRPDATGEAALDSQPDPLHPAQTSAQTSAQPTPGSTDERRPATLPVTPDDRLS
- the cysK gene encoding cysteine synthase A, encoding MIESLIGHTPLLQLTRVVEPGMADVFVKLEGQNPGGSIKDRTALGLIEDAERRGVLQPGGIIVEPTSGNTGIGLAQVAAAKGYKLILCMPASMSEERKRTLVAYGAELILTDPARRMLAAIEEAEKLVHERGAVMMNQFGNPANPAVHERTTGPELWDQMDGRIDAFVYGSGTGGTISGVGRYLKRMNPAVQIIACEPARSNVLTGGEMGTHGFQGMGPGFIPDNLDRSVIDDVIDVWEEDAYPLARRLAQEEGVFVGMSSGAMAWAALEVARRLGPGKRVATIACDTGARYLTTSLFAGEGDTPPGYLPRSRQRTA
- a CDS encoding MIP/aquaporin family protein, encoding MSPQKLTAELIGTFALVFTGLLAINNEATLLGVAFAHGLIIAVMAMALGTVSGGQFNPAVSVALSLSGHQDWRTTLSFIPAQLIGAALGALAALGVAGPARMQAIGYGTPALSGVTLGGGLLAEVIATAFLVLVIVKVAIHQRHVLGGLIVGLTIVADILATGPLTGAAMNPARAFGPALIGGNWTDQWVYWVGPLLGAAIGALLATFTEGLTPRRVPEQLN
- a CDS encoding DUF937 domain-containing protein, coding for MMDIFNMLGGMGQAQERIGRQAGTSPDQTQAAMQAALPLLLGALTRNATQPGGLDALSGALSRHDGSALDAFAGGQVPDTRDGQKILGHVFGGQQTQAAQAVSKRAGIDPQLAMQILSMLAPLVLAYLGRQRQGGGAANPTNSGGAGGGPDLGSILGGLVGGGGLGGLLGGLLGGGQSQGQVPQQTPRMDSGLGGGLGGGLGGSVLPGYPDAGRSAPAQPQMGQSQGGDLFGTLNRALDGDRDGNALDDLIGMFGGRR
- a CDS encoding ABC transporter permease, which gives rise to MTTMPAPPTGGPVSRRSSLALPLAVARLGFQRQFAYPQAALWGLITNSFFGLLRVAVLLALFGTRPQVAGYTPQDAITYTGLTQAFIMAFSLFGWFDFMRVIHRGEVTADLLRPASLLVFWAAQDAGRALGQLVLRGLPMLAIFQVIWGLNWPPGPLAWAQVTLSVLLAWACGFLFRFLVNCAAFWSPDAVGFGRFAWAVLGLGCGFLMPLAFFPEGFRAVLARTPFPGMLNTTVELWVGVTSGPAAWAALGTQLAWTVALLLACRVTLRAGLRRLEVAGG
- a CDS encoding ABC transporter permease, whose translation is MDNLRHHLTLYLRLLGAQIRSQGAHRTSFILDALGSLLITAAEFAALALVLPRFGGLGGWTLGEICLLYGLAELAFVLMDILFGGFDAPNLSAHVRSGSFSTFLLRPAPLTLQVFASDFALRRLPRVLLAAAIAAYGLLHAPLAAGPETAALLTAAVLGMICFFGGLFVIGGTLTFWTVDSVEAMNALTYGGRTLISYPMDIYSAWLRRTFTYLIPAAFLSYLPALHLLGRPLPDGLPDWAALIGPLAGPLVLAGAFVFWRVGVRHYQGTGT